A window of Tautonia plasticadhaerens contains these coding sequences:
- a CDS encoding WD40 repeat domain-containing serine/threonine protein kinase, whose protein sequence is MARDDADTSWQEEFGPDDREALSRILRALVEGRLDLDSTVGRLIEWRTVDDPSPAVRPTTPGPIRWPSPLRGDGEGRASGADPGPEGRDGPATAESGPGADGPGPGEAGGWPVTGGRFEVRTFLARGGLGEVYVAFDREVGREVALKVMRPDRSSRGVRRDRFLMEAEITGQLEHPGIVPIYAIGLDDRGGPFYAMRLIRGRSLLQALSTCDRGRGFASSLEFRGLVARFLAACDAVSYAHSRGVLHRDLKPSNILCGPFGETIVVDWGLAKPVGDPGPEIDRRGGASGTGPGPDDPGPPGPARPPSAGGTETRPGTVVGTPGYMSPEQARGGHGAPGPASDVYSLGATLYHLAVGRVPIDAADLAEALDRTRLGEFERPRRANRGIPRALEAIILRAMANRPEDRYPSASGLAAELRRWLADEPVICHREGGVERLSRWSRKHRALAGAAVLALAAVAAVASVSALAVAGALRSAELAGARAEEAGRRARAEGARLTLDRALYLCQLGDVHAGLLWLAEALRLDDEAGLGDGPTIRANLAAWGRQLGEVVRAIPHPEHLAAVAVSPDGDRMATACHDGLVRVWDPDTEGPPIALRHEGPATVVAFTPGGALISGDGSGWVIAWDLGRRAPRWRLRALAACAAIAVSPDGSACVVSGRDGDGVGVARLVDLGGGTLIGEPMRHEGSVAILDVAYRPDGLALATAGHDGTVRTWDARTGAPGPLRLGHPMPAQVVAYSPDGARLLTGCRDGRLRTWDAGLGVELAGPRPAHLSGISGLEFRPDGRVLLTVGWDATARLWDAATGRPIGPELPHHLDLAAGTFFPDGRRIATVSNDFVARVWAAPPGPPNEPILRPGGSIRHVSYRPDGRAFLTGDDRGRSQLWDAGDLSPIGGPMVHPGGLARMEFDESSRRLLTFRDRRIMVWDAREGGPTGLAIEAPIPLIFPKFAAGGDRIVAVAIDGRLSCWDSADGRPAWGPVDVPLEPDVLITSPDGRSAWVGGGGGTMIELEVETGRISNTVAGLGATVLAMAVTPDGETALAGLADGRAVLIDLSDGARLGPEMAHRAPLAWVGFDAEGGEALTESGGVLRRWDARTGAPIGPMLPHLGPTIARARDAGLRTVLTGQAGGDAMAWDVASGRAIGPPLEHLGPVSGLAIHPDGSEALSCDGTGTVYRWRRPAPMSGEPGRVNLAVEVRTGMALVGDAALPLDLDGWRSRRARLDGPSPPDPGTPDPSPSPAR, encoded by the coding sequence ATGGCACGCGACGACGCCGACACGTCCTGGCAAGAGGAATTCGGCCCCGACGACCGGGAGGCCCTGAGCCGGATCCTCCGGGCCCTGGTCGAGGGCCGGCTGGACCTCGATTCGACCGTCGGCCGGCTGATCGAATGGAGGACCGTGGACGACCCCTCCCCGGCCGTGAGGCCGACCACCCCGGGGCCGATCCGATGGCCCTCGCCCTTGCGGGGGGACGGGGAGGGACGGGCGTCGGGGGCCGACCCCGGGCCCGAGGGCCGGGACGGGCCCGCGACCGCCGAGTCGGGCCCCGGGGCGGACGGGCCCGGGCCCGGGGAAGCCGGCGGATGGCCCGTGACCGGCGGCCGCTTCGAGGTGCGCACGTTCCTCGCCCGGGGCGGATTGGGGGAGGTCTACGTCGCCTTCGACCGCGAGGTCGGCCGGGAGGTGGCGCTGAAGGTCATGAGGCCCGACCGGTCGTCCCGGGGGGTCCGACGCGACCGGTTCCTGATGGAGGCCGAGATCACCGGCCAGCTCGAACACCCGGGCATCGTGCCCATCTACGCGATCGGCCTCGACGATCGGGGGGGCCCGTTCTACGCGATGCGGCTGATCCGGGGCCGGAGCCTGCTGCAGGCCCTCTCGACGTGCGACCGGGGCCGAGGGTTCGCCTCCTCGCTGGAGTTCCGGGGCCTGGTCGCCCGCTTCCTGGCGGCCTGCGACGCGGTCTCCTACGCCCACAGCCGGGGGGTGCTGCACCGCGACCTGAAGCCCTCGAACATCCTCTGCGGCCCCTTCGGCGAGACGATCGTCGTCGACTGGGGGCTCGCCAAGCCGGTCGGCGACCCGGGCCCGGAGATCGACCGGCGGGGGGGGGCCTCGGGCACGGGCCCGGGCCCGGACGACCCGGGCCCGCCGGGGCCGGCCCGGCCGCCCTCGGCCGGGGGGACCGAGACCCGGCCCGGCACCGTCGTGGGCACTCCCGGGTACATGAGCCCCGAGCAGGCCCGGGGCGGGCACGGGGCGCCCGGGCCGGCCTCGGACGTCTACAGCCTCGGCGCCACGCTCTACCACCTCGCCGTCGGCCGGGTGCCGATCGATGCCGCGGATCTCGCGGAGGCGCTCGATCGCACCCGGCTGGGGGAGTTCGAGCGGCCCCGCCGGGCCAACCGGGGGATCCCGAGGGCCCTGGAGGCGATCATCCTCCGGGCGATGGCCAACCGGCCGGAGGACCGCTACCCGTCGGCGTCGGGGCTCGCCGCGGAGCTGCGCCGATGGCTGGCCGACGAGCCCGTCATCTGCCACCGCGAGGGGGGGGTCGAGCGCCTCTCCCGGTGGTCCCGGAAGCACCGGGCCCTGGCCGGGGCGGCGGTCCTGGCGCTGGCGGCGGTGGCGGCGGTGGCGAGCGTCTCGGCGCTGGCCGTGGCCGGCGCCCTCCGGTCGGCCGAGCTGGCCGGGGCCCGGGCGGAGGAGGCCGGGCGGCGGGCCCGGGCCGAGGGGGCGAGGCTGACGCTCGACCGGGCCCTGTACCTCTGCCAGCTCGGCGACGTGCACGCCGGGCTGCTCTGGCTGGCCGAGGCCCTGCGGCTCGACGACGAGGCCGGGCTCGGCGACGGGCCGACGATCCGGGCCAACCTCGCCGCCTGGGGGCGCCAGCTCGGCGAGGTGGTGCGGGCGATCCCCCACCCCGAGCACCTCGCCGCCGTCGCCGTCTCCCCCGACGGCGATCGGATGGCGACCGCCTGCCACGACGGCCTCGTCCGGGTCTGGGATCCCGACACCGAGGGGCCGCCGATCGCGCTCCGGCACGAGGGCCCCGCCACCGTCGTCGCCTTCACCCCGGGCGGGGCCCTGATCTCGGGGGACGGCTCGGGGTGGGTGATCGCCTGGGACCTCGGGCGTCGGGCCCCCCGGTGGCGGCTCCGGGCCCTGGCGGCCTGCGCCGCCATCGCCGTCTCCCCCGACGGGAGCGCCTGCGTCGTCTCGGGACGGGACGGGGACGGGGTGGGCGTGGCCCGGCTGGTCGACCTCGGCGGGGGGACGTTGATCGGCGAGCCGATGCGCCACGAGGGCTCCGTCGCGATCCTCGACGTGGCCTACCGGCCCGACGGCCTGGCCCTCGCCACCGCCGGCCACGACGGCACCGTCCGCACCTGGGACGCCCGGACCGGGGCACCCGGGCCGCTCCGGCTGGGGCACCCGATGCCCGCCCAGGTCGTGGCCTATTCCCCCGACGGGGCCCGGCTGCTCACCGGCTGCCGGGACGGCCGGCTGCGGACCTGGGACGCGGGCCTGGGCGTCGAGCTGGCCGGCCCGAGGCCGGCCCACCTGTCGGGGATCTCGGGCCTGGAGTTCCGGCCCGACGGCCGGGTGCTGCTGACCGTCGGCTGGGACGCCACGGCGCGGCTCTGGGACGCGGCCACCGGCCGGCCGATCGGCCCGGAACTGCCGCACCACCTCGACCTGGCCGCCGGCACCTTCTTCCCCGACGGCCGTCGGATCGCCACGGTCTCCAATGACTTCGTGGCCCGGGTCTGGGCCGCCCCCCCCGGGCCGCCCAACGAGCCGATCCTCCGGCCCGGCGGCTCGATCCGGCACGTCTCCTACCGCCCCGACGGCCGGGCCTTCCTGACCGGGGACGACCGGGGCCGCTCCCAGCTCTGGGACGCCGGGGACCTCTCGCCGATCGGCGGGCCCATGGTGCACCCCGGCGGGCTCGCCCGCATGGAGTTCGACGAGTCCTCCCGACGCCTGCTGACCTTCCGAGATCGGCGGATCATGGTCTGGGACGCCCGGGAGGGCGGGCCGACCGGGCTGGCGATCGAGGCGCCGATCCCCCTGATCTTCCCGAAGTTCGCCGCCGGCGGCGACCGGATCGTCGCCGTCGCGATCGACGGCCGGCTCTCCTGCTGGGACTCGGCCGACGGCCGACCGGCCTGGGGGCCGGTGGACGTGCCCCTGGAACCGGACGTCCTGATCACCTCCCCCGACGGCCGGTCCGCCTGGGTCGGCGGCGGGGGCGGGACGATGATCGAGCTGGAGGTCGAGACCGGCCGGATCTCGAACACCGTGGCCGGCCTCGGGGCGACCGTGCTGGCGATGGCGGTCACCCCCGATGGGGAGACGGCGCTGGCCGGCCTGGCCGACGGCCGGGCCGTCCTGATCGACCTGTCCGACGGGGCCCGGCTGGGGCCGGAGATGGCCCACCGGGCCCCCCTGGCCTGGGTCGGCTTCGACGCCGAGGGCGGCGAGGCGCTGACCGAGTCCGGCGGGGTCCTCCGGCGCTGGGACGCGCGGACCGGGGCCCCGATCGGGCCGATGCTCCCCCACCTGGGCCCGACGATCGCCCGGGCCCGGGATGCCGGGCTCCGCACCGTCCTGACCGGCCAGGCGGGCGGCGACGCGATGGCCTGGGACGTGGCCTCCGGCAGGGCGATCGGCCCCCCCCTGGAGCACCTCGGCCCCGTCTCGGGCCTGGCGATCCACCCGGACGGCTCGGAGGCGCTGTCGTGCGACGGCACCGGCACGGTCTACCGCTGGCGCCGTCCCGCGCCGATGTCCGGCGAACCGGGCCGGGTCAACCTGGCCGTCGAGGTGCGGACGGGGATGGCCCTGGTGGGGGATGCGGCCCTCCCGCTGGATCTGGACGGGTGGCGCTCCCGACGGGCCCGGCTCGACGGGCCGTCCCCGCCCGACCCGGGGACCCCGGATCCGTCCCCCTCCCCGGCCCGATGA
- a CDS encoding tetratricopeptide repeat protein — protein sequence MSATERPAPRPMRDRRGFVYTPAVGRGLRPWLWAVLIGFALLGATGIYMSSVTLVTWLSGAPQDTYFYMLMVALHLLLGIVLIVPFIVFGFAHLATSWKRPNRAAIRYGLMLLAASIVLLVSGVVLVRIGGFEVRDPVVREVGYWLHLLTPVLAIGLYVRHRLAGPRINWQYARLWSVGVTVVVVLMGLMHAHDPRQLNKVGPREGAKYFFPSEVKTADGNLIPAETLMMDQYCMECHQDAYDGWFHSSHHFSSFNNPLYLHSVRETRKVALERDGDTQASRWCAGCHDVVPFLSGKFDDPKYDDVNDPTAHAGITCTSCHSITHVNSSRGNADYTIEEPQHYPFAYSDNPMLQWVNRTLVKAKPDLHKQTFLKPLHKTAEFCSTCHKVNLPFQLNHYKDFTRGQNHHDSYLLSGVSGHGARSFYYPEVAKTNCTECHMNFVASDDFGAQNFDGEAGREIHNHMFLGANTGLAAALGDEEMLEAHTEYLTDKKVRVDIFGLREGGTVDGELVAPIRPEIPELEPGASYLVEVVVRTLGVGHHFSQGTVDSNEIWVELTAKSGDRVLGKSGGMDERGYVDPYSHFINVYMLDRDGNRIDRRNPQDIFVPLYNRQIPPGAGQVVHFRLDVPEEGIDGPIALEAEVNYRKFDRTYLDHVYGEGVWPDPDEDGEPDPLPIVVMARDAVELPVSGGPTPENPPSPIEQEWQRWNDYGIGLLLEGGDTGAQKGLLKQAEPVFLAVAERYGKGDGWVNLARVYQKEGRIPDALEALRKAAADPEFAAKWTINWLTGQINMRQGNLDAAIKSFEDVLSTKIPSRKFDFSQDYMVINELGRALDRRGRIEALDSPERFSYMSRAVDAFRRTLAIDPENGDAHFGLGQAYAEFAPDRSAFEPWEGPPPEPARLVDLAAEVAAPDAGPGAREQSARELARQIEAFVDGPRPAFASRVGTLIEVVGLLGPAWERQADAPAKAGLSLALESAHKALHNFVRPDETAEGRAIRIAREKDPAADQNAQPIVIHDLHRPGAPGLPDAAGRTDPDSRAESEVTE from the coding sequence ATGTCCGCGACCGAACGACCCGCGCCCCGACCGATGCGCGACCGACGCGGGTTCGTGTATACCCCGGCCGTCGGCCGGGGGCTCAGGCCCTGGCTCTGGGCCGTCCTGATCGGGTTCGCCCTGCTGGGGGCCACCGGCATCTACATGTCCAGCGTCACCCTGGTGACCTGGCTCAGCGGCGCCCCGCAGGACACCTACTTCTACATGCTCATGGTCGCCCTGCACCTGCTGCTGGGCATCGTCCTCATCGTCCCGTTCATCGTCTTCGGCTTCGCCCACCTCGCCACCTCCTGGAAGCGGCCGAACCGGGCGGCGATCCGCTACGGCCTGATGCTGCTGGCCGCCTCGATCGTGCTGCTGGTCTCCGGGGTCGTGCTGGTCCGGATCGGCGGCTTCGAGGTGCGGGATCCGGTCGTCCGGGAGGTCGGCTACTGGCTGCACCTGCTGACGCCGGTGCTGGCGATCGGCCTCTATGTCCGGCACCGGCTGGCGGGGCCGAGGATCAACTGGCAGTACGCCCGGCTCTGGAGCGTCGGGGTCACCGTGGTCGTCGTGCTCATGGGCCTGATGCACGCCCACGACCCGAGGCAGCTGAACAAGGTCGGGCCGAGGGAGGGCGCGAAGTACTTTTTCCCCTCCGAGGTGAAGACGGCCGACGGCAACCTGATCCCGGCCGAGACCCTGATGATGGACCAGTATTGCATGGAGTGCCATCAGGACGCCTACGACGGCTGGTTCCACTCCTCGCACCACTTCAGCTCGTTCAACAACCCGCTGTACCTGCATAGCGTCCGGGAGACCCGGAAGGTCGCCCTGGAGCGGGACGGCGACACGCAGGCCTCCCGATGGTGCGCCGGCTGCCACGACGTCGTGCCGTTCCTCTCGGGCAAGTTCGACGACCCAAAGTACGACGACGTGAACGACCCGACCGCCCACGCGGGGATCACCTGTACGTCGTGCCACTCGATCACGCACGTCAACAGCAGCCGGGGCAACGCCGACTACACCATCGAGGAGCCGCAACACTACCCCTTCGCCTACAGCGACAACCCGATGCTCCAGTGGGTCAACCGGACGCTGGTGAAGGCCAAGCCGGATCTGCACAAGCAGACCTTCCTGAAGCCCCTGCACAAGACGGCCGAGTTCTGCTCGACGTGCCACAAGGTCAACCTGCCGTTCCAGCTCAACCACTACAAGGACTTCACCCGGGGGCAGAACCACCACGATTCCTACCTGCTCTCGGGGGTCTCCGGCCACGGGGCGCGCAGCTTCTACTACCCGGAGGTGGCGAAGACCAATTGCACGGAATGCCACATGAACTTCGTGGCCTCCGACGACTTCGGCGCCCAGAACTTCGACGGCGAGGCCGGCCGGGAGATCCACAACCACATGTTCCTCGGCGCCAACACGGGCCTGGCCGCGGCGCTCGGCGACGAGGAGATGCTGGAGGCCCACACCGAATACCTGACCGACAAGAAGGTGCGCGTCGACATCTTCGGGCTCCGCGAGGGCGGGACGGTCGACGGCGAGCTGGTCGCCCCGATCCGGCCCGAGATCCCCGAGCTGGAGCCGGGCGCCTCCTACCTGGTCGAGGTCGTCGTCCGGACCTTGGGTGTCGGCCACCACTTCTCGCAGGGGACGGTGGACTCGAACGAGATCTGGGTCGAGCTGACGGCGAAGTCCGGCGACCGGGTGCTCGGCAAGTCCGGCGGGATGGACGAGCGGGGATACGTCGACCCGTACTCCCACTTCATCAACGTCTACATGCTCGACCGCGACGGCAACCGGATCGACCGGCGCAACCCGCAGGACATCTTCGTGCCGCTCTACAACCGCCAGATCCCGCCGGGCGCCGGCCAGGTCGTCCACTTCCGGCTCGACGTGCCCGAGGAGGGGATCGACGGGCCGATCGCGCTGGAGGCCGAGGTCAACTACCGCAAGTTCGACCGGACGTACCTCGACCACGTCTACGGCGAGGGGGTGTGGCCCGATCCCGACGAGGACGGCGAGCCGGACCCGCTGCCGATCGTCGTGATGGCCCGGGACGCGGTCGAGTTGCCCGTCTCCGGGGGCCCGACGCCGGAGAACCCGCCGTCGCCGATCGAGCAGGAATGGCAGCGCTGGAACGACTACGGCATCGGCCTGCTGCTCGAGGGGGGCGACACCGGCGCCCAGAAGGGCCTGCTGAAGCAGGCCGAGCCGGTCTTCCTCGCCGTGGCCGAGCGGTACGGCAAGGGGGACGGCTGGGTCAACCTCGCCCGGGTCTACCAGAAGGAGGGGCGCATCCCCGACGCCCTGGAGGCCCTCCGCAAGGCCGCGGCCGACCCCGAGTTCGCCGCGAAGTGGACGATCAACTGGCTGACCGGCCAGATCAACATGCGGCAGGGGAACCTCGACGCCGCGATCAAGAGCTTCGAGGACGTGCTCAGCACCAAGATCCCGAGCCGGAAGTTCGACTTCAGCCAGGATTACATGGTCATCAACGAGCTGGGCCGGGCCCTCGACCGCCGGGGCCGCATCGAGGCCCTCGACAGCCCCGAGCGGTTCTCCTACATGAGCCGGGCCGTCGACGCCTTCCGTCGGACGCTCGCGATCGACCCGGAGAACGGCGACGCCCACTTCGGGCTCGGCCAGGCGTATGCCGAGTTCGCCCCCGACCGGTCGGCCTTCGAGCCCTGGGAAGGGCCCCCGCCGGAGCCGGCGCGGCTGGTGGACCTCGCCGCCGAGGTCGCCGCCCCGGACGCGGGCCCGGGCGCACGGGAGCAGTCCGCCCGGGAGCTGGCCCGGCAGATCGAGGCCTTCGTGGACGGGCCGAGGCCGGCCTTCGCCTCCCGGGTCGGCACGCTGATCGAGGTGGTCGGGCTGCTCGGCCCGGCGTGGGAGCGGCAGGCCGACGCGCCGGCGAAGGCCGGGCTGTCCCTCGCCCTGGAGTCGGCCCACAAGGCCCTGCACAACTTCGTCAGGCCGGACGAGACGGCCGAGGGCCGGGCCATCCGGATCGCCCGGGAGAAGGACCCCGCGGCCGACCAGAATGCCCAGCCGATCGTCATCCACGACCTGCACCGGCCCGGGGCCCCCGGGTTGCCCGACGCCGCCGGCCGCACCGATCCCGACTCCCGAGCCGAGAGCGAGGTGACGGAATGA
- a CDS encoding CRTAC1 family protein — protein MNTNDPKTWAVLFATAVAAALSLTGCGADTGAEFVPAAAPPEAAPVVEPAALPTVKFVEVTDEAGIDFVHHNAAEGEKLLPETMGSGVAVLDYDADGHPDLLFVNQRPWHAEEGAGDAPSPALYRNDGAGNFEEVTSAAGLDVPVFGMGAVVGDIDNDSDPDLYITTVSGGLLFRNDGGTFVDVTDEAGAGAGDGWLTSGAFFDLENDGDLDLFLCCYVEWTADFDRAQGFQLTGAGRAYGPPTAFRGGHCVLLRNEGDGTFADVSEEAGIRLVTPELKEPMAKALGVAPFDVDGDGFVDLAVANDTVRNFLFRNRGDGTFEELGIVSGVSFDPSGQVRGAMGIDWAHFRNDRSLALAIANFANEMTALYVADDPTRMQFIDLANVFGLGAPTQPPLKFGLFFFDYDLDGRPDLLSVNGHLESDIEKTQASETYRQPAQLFWNSGRAGPTLFTQVSKEQAGPDLFTPIVGRGSAYLDLEGDGDLDVVMTSSGGEARLFRNDGGDENHWIRIRLVGRRSNRDGIGARIELKAGGQEQVRQHFPSKGYLSSVEMPITFGLGGADRAGSLTVRWPSGKVDEFADLEADRSYSIDEEQGIVPSP, from the coding sequence ATGAACACCAACGACCCGAAGACCTGGGCGGTCCTCTTCGCCACCGCCGTCGCCGCCGCCCTGTCGCTGACCGGTTGCGGGGCCGACACCGGGGCCGAGTTCGTCCCGGCGGCCGCCCCCCCCGAGGCGGCGCCGGTCGTCGAGCCGGCCGCCCTGCCGACGGTCAAGTTCGTCGAGGTGACCGACGAGGCCGGCATCGACTTCGTCCACCACAACGCCGCCGAGGGGGAGAAGCTGCTGCCCGAGACGATGGGGTCGGGCGTCGCCGTGCTCGACTACGACGCCGACGGCCACCCCGACCTCCTGTTCGTCAATCAACGCCCCTGGCACGCCGAGGAGGGGGCGGGGGACGCCCCCTCGCCGGCCCTCTACCGCAACGACGGGGCCGGGAACTTCGAGGAGGTGACCTCGGCCGCCGGCCTGGACGTCCCGGTATTCGGAATGGGGGCGGTCGTCGGCGACATCGACAACGACTCGGATCCCGACCTCTACATCACCACCGTCTCCGGCGGCCTCCTGTTCCGGAACGACGGCGGCACCTTCGTCGACGTCACCGACGAGGCGGGGGCCGGGGCCGGCGACGGCTGGCTGACCTCCGGCGCCTTCTTCGACCTGGAGAACGACGGGGATCTGGATCTGTTCCTCTGCTGCTACGTCGAGTGGACGGCCGATTTCGACCGGGCCCAGGGCTTCCAGCTCACCGGGGCCGGCCGCGCCTACGGCCCGCCGACCGCCTTCCGGGGGGGCCATTGCGTCCTGCTCCGCAACGAAGGCGACGGCACCTTCGCCGACGTCAGCGAGGAGGCCGGCATCCGCCTGGTCACCCCCGAGCTGAAGGAGCCGATGGCCAAGGCCCTCGGCGTCGCCCCCTTCGACGTGGACGGCGACGGGTTCGTGGATCTCGCCGTGGCGAACGACACGGTCCGCAACTTCCTGTTCCGGAACCGGGGGGACGGCACGTTCGAGGAGCTGGGGATCGTCTCCGGCGTCTCGTTCGACCCCTCGGGGCAGGTCCGGGGGGCGATGGGGATCGACTGGGCCCACTTCCGGAACGACCGGTCGCTGGCCCTGGCGATCGCCAACTTCGCCAACGAGATGACGGCGCTCTACGTGGCCGACGACCCGACCCGGATGCAGTTCATCGACCTGGCGAACGTCTTCGGCCTGGGGGCCCCGACGCAGCCCCCCCTGAAGTTCGGCCTCTTCTTCTTCGACTACGACCTCGACGGCCGGCCCGACCTGCTCTCGGTCAACGGGCACCTCGAATCGGACATCGAGAAGACCCAGGCGTCCGAGACTTACCGCCAGCCCGCCCAACTGTTCTGGAACAGCGGCCGGGCCGGGCCGACCCTGTTCACCCAGGTGTCGAAGGAGCAGGCCGGGCCGGACCTGTTCACCCCGATCGTCGGCCGGGGCAGCGCCTACCTCGACCTGGAGGGGGACGGCGACCTCGACGTGGTCATGACCTCCAGCGGCGGCGAGGCCCGCCTCTTCCGCAACGACGGCGGGGATGAGAATCACTGGATCCGGATCCGACTCGTCGGCCGGCGGTCGAACCGGGACGGGATCGGCGCCCGGATCGAACTCAAGGCGGGGGGCCAGGAGCAGGTCCGCCAGCACTTCCCGAGCAAGGGCTACCTCTCGTCCGTCGAGATGCCGATCACCTTCGGCCTCGGGGGCGCCGATCGGGCCGGGTCGCTGACGGTCCGCTGGCCCTCGGGCAAGGTCGACGAGTTTGCGGACCTGGAGGCCGATAGGTCCTACTCGATCGACGAGGAGCAGGGCATCGTCCCGAGTCCCTGA
- a CDS encoding tetratricopeptide repeat protein: MTHPGESVSGPPTGRGGGRDAPPLPSRRRSIRLALGGAAIAALALIWLAAARPPSPAELDRLLQLAQDAHRAGRHDRAEALLDRVASSREPTPLDRLLRAQVQLATDRPEQARDQLARIPDDHPIAPISRLLLGQVEMRLGRVPEAERSFLAAVRLQPRHVQAHRELSFIYSIQRRLRELDEQLAALASLGELPPSYVLHWSKIRNVNWNYEKDLDNLRRFLAGDPGDRHSRLTLAEAIRRSGDLNEAGRILTPLPPTDPDAAALRAGMAIEGGDLTRAEEMIARAPADHPAVARVRGEIELIRGDPEAALPHLRAAEQNDPTDRLVNFHLGRALTMLGRAEEAAPYLDRVRRNDALGQLISRASTLPDLDDPDLCVEIGRACLSLGRSLEARAWFDTALSVDPFHDEAQESIARIEAGSPGLSSPLDAS, from the coding sequence ATGACCCATCCCGGCGAATCGGTGAGTGGCCCCCCGACCGGCCGCGGAGGGGGCCGTGATGCCCCTCCCCTCCCCTCCCGAAGACGATCGATCCGGCTCGCCCTCGGCGGTGCCGCGATCGCGGCCCTCGCCCTGATCTGGCTCGCGGCGGCCAGGCCGCCGTCCCCCGCCGAGCTCGATCGCCTCCTCCAGCTCGCCCAGGACGCCCATCGCGCCGGCCGACACGACCGGGCGGAGGCGCTGCTCGATCGCGTCGCCTCCTCCCGGGAGCCGACGCCGCTGGACCGCTTGCTCCGGGCCCAGGTGCAACTCGCCACCGATCGCCCTGAGCAGGCGAGGGACCAGCTCGCCCGGATCCCCGACGACCACCCGATCGCCCCGATCTCCCGGCTCCTGCTGGGCCAGGTCGAGATGCGGCTCGGCCGCGTGCCCGAGGCCGAGCGGTCCTTCCTGGCGGCCGTCCGCCTCCAGCCCCGCCACGTCCAGGCCCACCGCGAGCTCAGCTTCATCTACAGCATCCAGCGCAGGCTTCGCGAGCTCGACGAGCAGCTCGCTGCCCTCGCCTCGCTCGGGGAACTGCCCCCGAGCTACGTGCTCCACTGGAGCAAGATCCGCAATGTCAACTGGAACTACGAGAAGGACCTGGACAACCTCCGGCGGTTCCTCGCCGGAGACCCGGGCGATCGCCACTCAAGGCTGACCCTGGCCGAGGCGATCCGCCGATCGGGGGACCTAAACGAGGCCGGTCGAATCCTCACGCCCCTCCCCCCGACCGATCCCGATGCCGCCGCCCTCCGCGCCGGCATGGCGATCGAAGGCGGCGACCTGACCCGGGCCGAGGAGATGATCGCCCGGGCGCCGGCCGATCACCCGGCCGTGGCCCGGGTCCGTGGCGAGATCGAGCTGATCCGCGGCGACCCCGAGGCCGCCCTGCCCCACCTCCGGGCCGCCGAGCAGAACGACCCGACCGATCGACTGGTGAACTTCCACCTCGGCCGGGCGTTGACGATGCTCGGCCGTGCCGAGGAGGCGGCGCCCTACCTCGATCGGGTGCGACGCAACGACGCGCTCGGCCAGCTCATCTCCCGGGCCTCGACGCTCCCCGACCTCGATGACCCCGACCTCTGCGTCGAGATCGGCCGAGCGTGCCTCTCCCTGGGCCGATCCCTGGAGGCCCGGGCCTGGTTCGACACCGCCCTCTCCGTCGACCCCTTCCACGACGAGGCCCAGGAGTCGATCGCCCGAATCGAGGCCGGCTCCCCGGGGCTCTCCTCCCCGCTCGACGCATCCTGA
- a CDS encoding DUF1559 family PulG-like putative transporter, whose translation MQKRRGFTLIELLVVIAIIGVLIALLLPAVQAAREAARRAQCTNNLKQLGLAAHNYIDTNGSLPPFNSSIDERLHWGTPVFDPWPLDWAASTLPYIEQGPLYSALNFSFGSNGSPQNATVLRTLVNTMVCPSDGELPAAGPGSSWRNYAANIGGPSPFMAWSGTFVSFRNDALGNSGGHQNSNIGPVGMARIRDGTSQTALFSEMLVGTGPPSPVPANHPLAKHGYAFKLSLDSPVDQGGSGGPAATAFVQACRSIPGTQESFGTLTPANGAYWIGTNPGSCIIWSGYNHYNGPNGYNCQANNDGNTGGYGNIMNALPPGSNHPGGVNVCFADGSVKFIKDTIAIPTWWAIGTRNGGEVVSADQY comes from the coding sequence ATGCAGAAGCGACGCGGATTCACGCTGATCGAGCTGCTGGTGGTCATCGCGATCATCGGCGTGCTGATCGCCCTGCTCCTGCCGGCGGTACAGGCGGCCCGGGAGGCCGCCCGCCGGGCCCAGTGCACCAACAACCTCAAGCAGCTCGGCCTGGCGGCCCACAACTACATCGACACTAACGGAAGCCTGCCGCCGTTCAACTCCAGCATCGACGAGCGGCTCCACTGGGGCACGCCCGTCTTCGACCCCTGGCCGCTGGACTGGGCGGCCTCGACGCTGCCCTATATCGAGCAGGGCCCGCTCTACAGCGCCCTGAATTTCAGCTTCGGCTCCAACGGCTCGCCGCAGAACGCTACCGTGCTGCGGACCCTGGTCAACACCATGGTCTGCCCCTCCGACGGTGAGCTTCCCGCCGCCGGCCCGGGCTCCTCGTGGCGGAACTACGCCGCGAACATCGGCGGTCCGTCGCCGTTCATGGCCTGGTCGGGCACCTTCGTCTCCTTCCGCAACGACGCGCTAGGCAACAGCGGCGGGCACCAGAACAGCAACATCGGCCCGGTGGGCATGGCCCGGATCCGAGACGGCACGTCGCAGACCGCCCTGTTCAGCGAGATGCTCGTCGGCACCGGGCCCCCCTCACCCGTCCCGGCCAATCACCCGCTGGCGAAGCACGGCTATGCCTTCAAGCTCTCGCTGGACAGCCCGGTCGACCAGGGCGGCAGCGGCGGCCCCGCCGCCACCGCCTTCGTGCAGGCCTGCCGCAGCATCCCCGGCACCCAGGAATCCTTCGGGACCCTGACGCCGGCCAATGGGGCCTACTGGATCGGCACCAACCCCGGGTCTTGCATCATCTGGTCCGGATACAACCACTACAACGGGCCCAACGGCTACAATTGCCAGGCCAACAATGACGGAAACACCGGCGGCTACGGCAACATCATGAATGCCTTGCCCCCCGGCAGCAACCACCCCGGCGGCGTCAACGTCTGCTTCGCCGACGGTTCCGTCAAGTTCATCAAGGACACGATCGCCATCCCCACCTGGTGGGCGATCGGCACTCGGAACGGCGGTGAGGTCGTCAGCGCCGACCAGTATTGA